The Dendropsophus ebraccatus isolate aDenEbr1 chromosome 10, aDenEbr1.pat, whole genome shotgun sequence genome has a segment encoding these proteins:
- the LOC138766380 gene encoding protocadherin-8-like — translation MLGVFVTPVLLLGLYSTLCLGETLHFYTDEEEAPGTVIAVLSHHPMFNSTEGPATNFRLMKQLNSTSIHVRESDGQLSIKERIDREQICRRSPNCVLALDLFSSSKDSFKLITVKVEVRDINDNTPHFPNPEMYVDVSEAAVVGTRIPLQMAVDEDIGLNSIQDYLLSGNSHFGLDVQTRSDGLKYADLILTNELDRESQSLYRLELVASDGGSPPLSGSTTVIVRVLDFNDHSPTFQESSVTVDLMENAPIGHLIADLSATDPDEGANGEIMYGFTAQVSQEVRELFKIDPKSGSVILEGEVDFDTKNSYEFYVQAQDLGPNPLSATCKVIVNIVDVNDNAPDIAITPLTSFDHGVAYITEAATKDSLIALISTSDRDSGLNGKVHLTLYGHNHFKLQQANEDSFMIVTTSPLDRETIAEYNLTLVAEDQGFPSMKTIKKYTIRLTDENDNAPSFTKPMYEVSIPENNVPGAYITTVSARDSDAGHNGKVSYRLMDAKIMGQSLATFVVIDVDSGVLRAVRSLDYERLKELNLDIEAYDHGVPRHLTRTQLTIKITDQNDNSPVITYPLLEHGAGDILLPVKAPQNYLVFQVKATDADDGVNAQLSYTIQQDTHKLFTMNRATGEVYLHRRLNPLPEKNLNIVVVVSDSGRPSLSCSATIRFTLTDAAPSKMETVIIQPSEEEQHQLDLSIIFIAVLSGGCTLLLVAILFVACSCKRRSDRSKQQPEEGAIETKERLLNTTIQSKECASSSPDSCHLSLNTETENLSVSSTREQRGELHSASSSSVSAPSCSSDWQQDRLSDGVSSSHPETGKKGDSDFNDSASDTSGEGVRKGSLLPTQEPSESQCPEKSMEYHGTESQIVHRSNKSLYNGHYTIQYQKEYAMSYTMAPPYYSTYNPRVYNGQPSHYNIKDSYYHVHHQPVLREYERDLIYRSATLSPSRPSRGLREPSYNPEITAQTYSSKVATAF, via the exons ATGCTGGGCGTTTTTGTTACCCCAGTATTACTACTGGGCCTGTATTCTACACTATGCCTTGGGGAGACCCTCCACTTCTACACAGATGAAGAAGAAGCTCCGGGAACTGTTATTGCTGTTCTATCACATCATCCCATGTTCAACTCCACTGAAGGTCCTGCCACTAATTTCCGTCTCATGAAGCAGCTCAACAGTACCAGTATCCATGTCCGAGAAAGTGATGGGCAGCTGAGCATCAAAGAAAGGATAGACCGAGAGCAAATCTGCAGGAGGTCTCCAAATTGTGTTCTTGCTCTGGACCTCTTCAGTTCTTCCAAGGACTCATTCAAACTTATTACCGTGAAAGTGGAGGTGAGAGACATCAATGATAACACCCCCCATTTTCCCAATCCTGAAATGTACGTGGATGTTTCTGAAGCAGCTGTGGTGGGCACCAGAATCCCATTGCAAATGGCAGTGGATGAAGACATTGGTCTAAATTCTATCCAGGACTATCTACTCTCTGGTAACAGTCACTTTGGCCTTGATGTACAGACCAGGTCAGATGGACTTAAATATGCAGACTTGATTTTAACGAACGAACTTGATAGAGAAAGTCAATCTTTATACAGGCTTGAACTGGTGGCCAGCGATGGAGGTAGCCCTCCACTTTCCGGGAGTACAACTGTGATTGTTCGTGTTCTGGACTTCAATGACCATAGCCCAACCTTCCAGGAGAGTTCTGTTACTGTGGACTTGATGGAGAATGCTCCTATAGGACATCTAATAGCTGATTTAAGTGCGACTGACCCAGATGAAGGAGCAAATGGAGAAATTATGTATGGCTTCACCGCTCAGGTGTCTCAAGAGGTACGTGAACTTTTTAAGATTGATCCAAAATCCGGTAGTGTCATTTTGGAGGGAGAAGTTGACTTTGACACAAAGAATTCCTATGAATTTTATGTCCAAGCCCAGGACCTTGGACCTAATCCATTATCTGCAACCTGTAAAGTCATCGTGAACATTGTAGATGTCAATGATAATGCTCCAGATATTGCTATCACTCCCTTGACTTCCTTTGACCATGGAGTAGCTTATATCACGGAGGCGGCTACTAAAGACAGTTTGATTGCATTGATCAGCACCTCAGACAGAGACTCGGGCCTAAATGGCAAAGTCCACCTAACCCTCTATGGACACAATCACTTTAAACTGCAGCAGGCCAATGAGGATAGCTTCATGATAGTCACCACCTCACCTCTAGACCGCGAAACCATAGCTGAATACAACCTGACCCTGGTGGCTGAAGATCAGGGCTTCCCTTCTATGAAGACAATCAAAAAGTATACGATCAGGTTGACCGATGAAAACGACAATGCTCCTTCCTTCACTAAACCAATGTATGAGGTGTCTATTCCAGAAAATAACGTCCCCGGAGCTTACATCACCACGGTATCTGCCAGAGACTCCGATGCTGGCCACAATGGCAAAGTATCTTATAGACTGATGGATGCAAAAATAATGGGGCAATCCTTGGCTACTTTTGTGGTCATTGATGTGGACTCGGGGGTTCTACGTGCTGTACGGTCTTTGGACTATGAGAGGCTTAAAGAACTTAACCTTGATATTGAGGCCTATGACCATGGAGTTCCCAGACATTTGACAAGAACTCAATTGACGATTAAGATCACTGATCAAAATGACAACTCTCCAGTGATAACCTATCCTCTGCTGGAGCATGGAGCCGGTGACATCCTGCTGCCGGTCAAGGCTCCACAAAATTATTTAGTATTTCAGGTGAAGGCCACAGATGCCGATGATGGAGTGAACGCTCAATTGTCCTACACTATACAGCAAGATACACATAAGCTATTCACCATGAATAGAGCCACTGGGGAGGTCTACCTACATAGAAGACTCAACCCTTTACCAGAGAAGAACCTCAACATAGTAGTGGTCGTATCTGACAGCGGTAGACCGTCTCTGTCCTGCAGCGCAACCATAAGATTTACCCTCACCGATGCTGCTCCATCAAAAATGGAGACCGTCATCATACAGCCATCTGAGGAGGAACAACATCAACTAGACCTGTCCATCATCTTCATCGCGGTATTGTCAGGAGGCTGTACCTTACTCCTGGTTGCCATTTTGTTTGTCGCCTGTTCCTGCAAACGAAGATCTGATCGGTCTAAGCAACAACCTGAAGAGGGCGCTATAGAAACCAAAGAACGACTACTCAACACCACCATCCAGTCCAAAGAATGTGCATCatcttctcctgactcctgccaCCTGTCTCTAAATACAGAGACCGAGAACCTCAGCGTCTCCTCCACAAGGGAGCAGAGGGGCGAACTCCACTCTGCTTCATCC agttCAGTTTCGGCTCCTTCATGTTCATCTGACTGGCAGCAAGACAGATTGTCGGACGGTGTGAg CAGTTCACACCCAGAGACCGGAAAGAAAGGTGACAGCGACTTCAATGACAGCGCCTCCGACACCAGTGGAGAAGGTGTGAGGAAAGGAAGCCTCCTGCCCACCCAGGAGCCATCTG AATCTCAGTGTCCTGAGAAGTCGATGGAATACCATGGTACAGAGAGCCAAATCGTTCACCGCAGCAACAAGTCTCTGTACAACGGGCACTATACCATCCAATATCAGAAGGAATATGCCATGTCTTACACAATGGCGCCCCCTTACTACAGCACCTATAACCCTCGAGTCTACAATGGTCAGCCCTCCCATTACAACATAAAGGACTCTTATTACCACGTCCACCACCAACCTGTGCTGAGAGAGTACGAGCGAGATCTCATCTACCGAAGTGCAACTTTATCACCGTCCAGACCCTCCAGGGGCCTCCGAGAACCAAGTTACAATCCGGAAATTACGGCACAGACTTATTCTAGTAAAGTGGCTACAGCCTTCTAA